One Spinacia oleracea cultivar Varoflay chromosome 4, BTI_SOV_V1, whole genome shotgun sequence DNA segment encodes these proteins:
- the LOC110774679 gene encoding beta-1,2-xylosyltransferase, with amino-acid sequence MAGTPKSHHHHLTRKLLTKKTTISLLLIFLFNFIFFTYYSHHYPSLSSFNLHRNRRLHVTHSLEPPQLSFASASKPWPILPSYLPWTTPSPFLSSCEGFFGNGFNKTSTILPRASSFAANGNSSWFRCHFSGTLRSSICEGGRVMMDPSKIRMSIGGERIEEVIGRSDEEELPVFEDGAFRLRRNGVGRKRPVGKKQPVKAVSKKFLDENVDEGEIMKHTMRELFQSMELVEDDADFQCSEWIEEPTLLLTRFEYANVFHTYTDWYSAYVSSRVTGLPTRPHVVFVDGHSKTQLEETWEALFSSIRFAKNFTGPVCFRHAVFVPLGYETAWFKGLSQHIDCRGASAKTLWANPDDRKTARLSEFGEMIKAAFDFPVDSPKRLKPSSEHNVLFVRREDYVAHPRHGGKVESRLSNEQEVFDSLKAWASNYSQCSVNLINGLFGHMPMREQVRAIEDASVIIGAHGAGLTHVVSALPETVILEIISSQFRRPHFQLISQWKGLNYHAINLSGSSANPAKVVERLKRIMKSIGC; translated from the exons ATGGCGGGCACACCAaaatcccaccaccaccacctaacTCGCAAACTTCTCACCAAAAAAACCACCATCTCCCTCCTCCTTATTTTCCTCTTCAACTTCATCTTCTTCACTTACTACTCGCACCACtacccttctctctcctccttcaatCTCCACCGCAACCGCCGCCTCCACGTCACCCACTCCCTAGAACCACCGCAACTTTCTTTTGCCTCCGCCTCAAAGCCCTGGCCCATCCTCCCTTCCTACCTCCCGTGGACCACACCTTCACCTTTTCTCTCCTCCTGTGAGGGTTTCTTCGGTAATGGGTTCAACAAAACCTCCACTATCCTCCCTCGGGCTTCCTCCTTCGCCGCCAACGGGAACTCCTCGTGGTTCCGGTGTCACTTCAGTGGGACGCTCCGGAGCTCCATTTGTGAGGGCGGGCGGGTCATGATGGATCCGAGTAAGATCCGGATGTCGatcggaggagagagaattgagGAGGTGATCGGACGGTCAGATGAGGAGGAGCTTCCTGTTTTTGAAGACGGCGCGTTTCGGTTGAGGCGAAACGGGGTGGGGAGGAAACGACCAGTGGGAAAGAAACAGCCAGTGAAGGCCGTTTCGAAGAAGTTTCTTGATGAAAACGTTGATGAAGGAGAGATTATGAAGCATACGATGAGAGAATTGTTTCAGTCTATGGAGTTGGTTGAAGATGATGCTGATTTTCAATGCTCTGAG TGGATTGAGGAGCCAACATTATTGCTGACGCGGTTTGAGTATGCTAATGTATTTCACACATATACAGATTGGTATAGTGCGTATGTTAGCTCTAGGGTTACTGGCTTGCCAACACGGCCGCATGTGGTTTTTGTTGATGGTCACAGCAAG ACACAATTGGAAGAAACATGGGAAGCACTATTTTCAAGTATTAGGTTTGCTAAAAACTTCACTGGTCCAGTCTGCTTTCGTCATGCTGTCTTTGTACCTTTGGGATATGAGACAGCCTGGTTTAAGGGTCTCAGCCAACATATTGATTGTCGCGGGGCTTCTGCGAAAACCCTGTGGGCAAATCCTGATGATCGCAAAACTGCACGACTATCAGAATTTGGGGAGATGATAAAGGCAGCTTTTGACTTTCCTGTGGATAGCCCCAAAAGACTGAAGCCATCTTCAGAACATAATGTACTTTTCGTTCGGCGTGAAGATTATGTGGCACATCCACGTCATGGTGGTAAAGTTGAATCCAGGCTCAGCAATGAACAAGAAGTGTTTGATTCATTGAAGGCATGGGCTTCTAATTATTCTCAATGTAGTGTAAATCTCATAAATGGGTTGTTTGGTCACATGCCTATGAGAGAACAAGTCCGAGCTATTGAGGATGCATCAGTGATTATTGGAGCTCATGGGGCAGGTCTGACTCACGTAGTATCAGCATTACCAGAAACCGTAATTCTTGAAATTATTAGCAGCCAGTTTCGGCGTCCCCATTTCCAATTGATCTCCCAGTGGAAAGGTTTGAATTACCATGCCATTAATCTCTCTGGATCTTCTGCTAATCCAGCCAAAGTTGTTGAGCGGCTTAAAAGGATCATGAAAAGCATCGGATGCTGA